One segment of Alnus glutinosa chromosome 2, dhAlnGlut1.1, whole genome shotgun sequence DNA contains the following:
- the LOC133859785 gene encoding uncharacterized protein LOC133859785 isoform X1 — MGIKGLLHNLHVFYLVLFLVGFQGSAQGRFFSIKKPDPKNAAATARWLVSQNYWGVLNTISSDLGGAPFGNIVSFSDGLPKKGTGIPYFYLTTLDPTARDAMKDERASFTISEYPIGTCGKIDPENPTCAKITLTGKLKLVDKKSKEAEFAKSSLFSKHVEMKDWPEDHNFQFFKLQIENIFLIDWFGGPKPLSVDEYLHPKKNKLTSILSMLI; from the exons ATGGGCATCAAAGGCCTTCTTCACAATCTTCATGTCTTTTACTTGGTCttgtttcttgtgggttttcaaGGTTCCGCACAGGGACGGTTCTTTTCCATCAAGAAACCTGACCCGAAGAATGCTGCTGCCACTGCTCGTTGGTTGGTCTCTCAGAATTACTGGGGGGTTTTAAA TACCATTTCAAGTGATTTGGGAGGAGCACCATTTGG GAATATAGTTTCATTTAGTGATGGGCTACCTAAAAAAGGTACTGGCATCCCATACTTCTACTTGACAACTCTTGATCCAACTGCCAGAGATGCAATGAAAGACGAGAGGGCTTCATTCACGATCAGTGAATACCCTATTGGAACTTGTGGCAAGATAGACCCTGAGAATCCCACTTGTGCAAAAATTACACTTACTGGCAAG TTGAAGCTAGTTGATAAAAAGTCCAAAGAAGCAGAATTTGCTAAAAGTTCCTTGTTCTCAAAGCATGTGGAGATGAAGG ACTGGCCTGAGGATCACAACTTCCAGTTCTTCAAGTTACAAATTGAGAACATATTTTTGATCGATTGGTTTGGTGGTCCAAAACCTCTTTCGGTGGATGAGTACCTGCATCCCAAGAA GAACAAACTTACTTCCATTTTGTCAATGCTCATCTAA
- the LOC133859785 gene encoding uncharacterized protein LOC133859785 isoform X2 yields MGIKGLLHNLHVFYLVLFLVGFQGSAQGRFFSIKKPDPKNAAATARWLVSQNYWGVLNTISSDLGGAPFGNIVSFSDGLPKKGTGIPYFYLTTLDPTARDAMKDERASFTISEYPIGTCGKIDPENPTCAKITLTGKLKLVDKKSKEAEFAKSSLFSKHVEMKDWPEDHNFQFFKLQIENIFLIDWFGGPKPLSVDEYLHPKKATTIFV; encoded by the exons ATGGGCATCAAAGGCCTTCTTCACAATCTTCATGTCTTTTACTTGGTCttgtttcttgtgggttttcaaGGTTCCGCACAGGGACGGTTCTTTTCCATCAAGAAACCTGACCCGAAGAATGCTGCTGCCACTGCTCGTTGGTTGGTCTCTCAGAATTACTGGGGGGTTTTAAA TACCATTTCAAGTGATTTGGGAGGAGCACCATTTGG GAATATAGTTTCATTTAGTGATGGGCTACCTAAAAAAGGTACTGGCATCCCATACTTCTACTTGACAACTCTTGATCCAACTGCCAGAGATGCAATGAAAGACGAGAGGGCTTCATTCACGATCAGTGAATACCCTATTGGAACTTGTGGCAAGATAGACCCTGAGAATCCCACTTGTGCAAAAATTACACTTACTGGCAAG TTGAAGCTAGTTGATAAAAAGTCCAAAGAAGCAGAATTTGCTAAAAGTTCCTTGTTCTCAAAGCATGTGGAGATGAAGG ACTGGCCTGAGGATCACAACTTCCAGTTCTTCAAGTTACAAATTGAGAACATATTTTTGATCGATTGGTTTGGTGGTCCAAAACCTCTTTCGGTGGATGAGTACCTGCATCCCAAGAA GGCGACAACAATTTTCGTCTAG
- the LOC133859785 gene encoding uncharacterized protein LOC133859785 isoform X3, producing the protein MGIKGLLHNLHVFYLVLFLVGFQGSAQGRFFSIKKPDPKNAAATARCTISSDLGGAPFGNIVSFSDGLPKKGTGIPYFYLTTLDPTARDAMKDERASFTISEYPIGTCGKIDPENPTCAKITLTGKLKLVDKKSKEAEFAKSSLFSKHVEMKDWPEDHNFQFFKLQIENIFLIDWFGGPKPLSVDEYLHPKKNKLTSILSMLI; encoded by the exons ATGGGCATCAAAGGCCTTCTTCACAATCTTCATGTCTTTTACTTGGTCttgtttcttgtgggttttcaaGGTTCCGCACAGGGACGGTTCTTTTCCATCAAGAAACCTGACCCGAAGAATGCTGCTGCCACTGCTCGTTG TACCATTTCAAGTGATTTGGGAGGAGCACCATTTGG GAATATAGTTTCATTTAGTGATGGGCTACCTAAAAAAGGTACTGGCATCCCATACTTCTACTTGACAACTCTTGATCCAACTGCCAGAGATGCAATGAAAGACGAGAGGGCTTCATTCACGATCAGTGAATACCCTATTGGAACTTGTGGCAAGATAGACCCTGAGAATCCCACTTGTGCAAAAATTACACTTACTGGCAAG TTGAAGCTAGTTGATAAAAAGTCCAAAGAAGCAGAATTTGCTAAAAGTTCCTTGTTCTCAAAGCATGTGGAGATGAAGG ACTGGCCTGAGGATCACAACTTCCAGTTCTTCAAGTTACAAATTGAGAACATATTTTTGATCGATTGGTTTGGTGGTCCAAAACCTCTTTCGGTGGATGAGTACCTGCATCCCAAGAA GAACAAACTTACTTCCATTTTGTCAATGCTCATCTAA